The region ACAAAGCGAGTAGCAGAACAACATTCTCCAAGGGAGCTACAAAAGCGGCAAAATATATAAACAATCAAACTAATGGATTATTTGATATGTTTGATGTTTTAAATTTAAAAAAATAAGAAATTTAAGTTTTTTAAATAAGAATTAATTGATGAAAGTCACAGTTTAAATTATACTACTCTAGATCGGCAGCAATGAAGTTTGGCCGCTCAATTTTTTCAAAAATATTATAAATCTTGGGAGTTTTTTTGGCGTCTAAGTTGCCGGCCATACTAGTGCTTGCGGACGGAACAAAGTTTCGAGGTTTTTCAATTGGTGCTTCAGGGCACACTGTTGGTGAAGTTGTTTTCAATACTTCAATGACCGGCTATCAAGAAATAATTTCAGACCCATCTTATGCTGAACAAATAATTTCTTTTACTTACCCTCATATTGGTAATGTCGGTATCAATGAGGAGGATTTTGAATCAGAACGAATATATTCAAAAGGTATTATTATTCATGACTTACCTTTCCAGCATTCAAACTTTAGATCTAATTGCTCACTTTCAGAATTTCTAATTAAAAAAAATATTGTTGGTATTGCAGGCATTGATACGAGAAGTTTAACAAGGCATTTAAGAGAGCACGGTGCTCAATCTGGATGTATTTTTGCTGACAAAGATATTGATGAAACTCAAGCGCTTAAATTTGCTCAAGAATTTTCTGGTTTGTTAGGATTAGATCTGGCCCAAAAAGTTACTACAAAAACTTCCTATAATTTCAATGAGGGGGAATGGTCTCTGGGTAAGGGTTTTGAGAAAAAAATCAACAAAGACATAAATGTTGTAGCTTATGATTTCGGAATTAAAAAAAATATATTGAGAATGCTTGTATCTAGAGGCTGCAATGTTACCGTGATACCTGCAAAAACAACCTCAGATGATGTAATAGCTCTTAAACCAGATGGTGTTTTTTTATCAAATGGTCCAGGCGATCCAGAGCCATGTGAATATGCAATTAATAACATCAAGGCTTTGTTAAAAAGAAAGATACCTATTTTTGGTATTTGTTTAGGACACCAACTTTTAGCATTAGCAAGCGGGGCAGAAACAGAGAAAATGAAATTCGGACATCATGGCGCTAACCATCCCGTTCGTGACATAGAGTCTGGAAAGGTTTATATCACAAGCCAAAATCATGGATTTTCCGTAGATCCAAAATCTTTATCCAAAAGTTTAAAAATTACGCATCTATCATTATTTGATGAAAGTATTCAAGGTATTGAAAGATCAGATGTTCCAGCATTTGGATTTCAAGGGCATCCAGAAGCTAGCCCAGGGCCGACAGAAATGTCCTATCTATTTGATAAATTTATTGCAATGATCAAAAAAATGCAAGGGCAAAAAAATGAGTAAAAGAACGGACATTAAATCAATCCTAATTATAGGTGCAGGACCAATTATTATTGGACAGGCCTGTGAATTTGATTACTCTGGTGCCCAGGCATGTAAAGCTTTGAAAGAAGAAGGTTATCGCGTTATATTGGTCAACTCAAATCCGGCAACAATTATGACCGATCCAAATATTGCGGATGCTACCTACATAGAACCAATTAAATGGGAGGTAGTGAAAAAGATAATAGAGATTGAAAAGCCTGATGCACTCCTTCCTACTATGGGTGGTCAAACCGCACTTAATTGTGCACTTGACCTTGATAAATATGGTGTTTTAAAAACCTTTAAGGTCGAGTTAATAGGTGCCTCAAAAGAAGCAATTGATAAAGCTGAGGATAGGCAGTTATTTAAACAGGCAATGAGTAAGATAGGATTGGCATCAGCAAGATCAGCGATTGCCCATAGCCTTGAAGAGGCGATGCAAGTGCAAGCGGGTATTGGTTATCCAGCAATCATCAGACCATCTTTTACCATGGGAGGGAGTGGAGGTGGAATTGCTTATAACAAAGAGGAATTTATAACAATATGTGAAAGAGGATTAGATGCTTCTCCAACGAAAGAGTTACTTATTGAGGAATCCTTATTGGGTTGGAAAGAGTTTGAGATGGAGGTTGTTCGTGACTCAAACGATAATTGCATCATCATATGTTCAATAGAAAATCTAGATCCTATGGGTGTTCATACTGGAGATTCAATTACTATCGCACCAGCGCAAACACTAACGGATAAAGAATATCAAATCATGAGGAACGCCTCGATAGATGTTTTAAGGGAAATAGGCGTGGATACTGGTGGCTCAAACGTCCAGTTTGCAATAAACCCGGATGATGGACGAATGGTCGTAATTGAAATGAACCCGAGAGTATCAAGATCATCAGCTCTTGCCTCTAAAGCTACAGGCTTTCCAATTGCAAAGATTGCCGCTAAATTAGCAGTTGGATATTCTCTTGATGAATTAAGTAATGAGATTACAGGTGGCTTAACTCCCGCATCATTTGAACCTACTATTGATTACGTTGTGACTAAAATTCCACGTTTTGCTTTTGAAAAATTCCCAAATGCAGATGCACTTCTTACGACACAAATGAAATCAGTTGGAGAAGTAATGGCAATTGGTAGAAATTTCCAAGAATCTTTTCAAAAAGCATTAAGAGGTCTTGAACTTGGATACGATGGTTTAAATGAAATTTCATCAGATAAGACCCGCATTATTAAGGAGTTAAAAGAACCCGGTGCGGATAGAATAAGGTATCTAGGTGATGCAATGAGGTTGGGTTTGTCGATAGAAGAAATATTTAATTTTACTAAAATTGACCCTTGGTTTCTATATCAGATTGAAGACCTAATAAAAAACGAAACAAAACTAAAAGCTTATAAGCTTGATGATATTGATAAGACTTATTTATTTGAACTAAAGCAAAAGGGATTCTCAGATCATCGTATTGGATATCTTTTGGGTGCAAAAGAGAAAAGTATAAGAGATTTAAGAGCTAAAAACCATATTCACCCAGTTTACAAAAGAGTGGATACTTGTGCAGCTGAATTTCATACAGATACCGCTTACTTATACTCCACTTATGAGCAAGAATGTGAATCACGCCC is a window of Methylophilales bacterium DNA encoding:
- the carB gene encoding carbamoyl-phosphate synthase large subunit, producing the protein MSKRTDIKSILIIGAGPIIIGQACEFDYSGAQACKALKEEGYRVILVNSNPATIMTDPNIADATYIEPIKWEVVKKIIEIEKPDALLPTMGGQTALNCALDLDKYGVLKTFKVELIGASKEAIDKAEDRQLFKQAMSKIGLASARSAIAHSLEEAMQVQAGIGYPAIIRPSFTMGGSGGGIAYNKEEFITICERGLDASPTKELLIEESLLGWKEFEMEVVRDSNDNCIIICSIENLDPMGVHTGDSITIAPAQTLTDKEYQIMRNASIDVLREIGVDTGGSNVQFAINPDDGRMVVIEMNPRVSRSSALASKATGFPIAKIAAKLAVGYSLDELSNEITGGLTPASFEPTIDYVVTKIPRFAFEKFPNADALLTTQMKSVGEVMAIGRNFQESFQKALRGLELGYDGLNEISSDKTRIIKELKEPGADRIRYLGDAMRLGLSIEEIFNFTKIDPWFLYQIEDLIKNETKLKAYKLDDIDKTYLFELKQKGFSDHRIGYLLGAKEKSIRDLRAKNHIHPVYKRVDTCAAEFHTDTAYLYSTYEQECESRPTSNKKIMILGGGPNRIGQGIEFDYCCVHASLALKEAGFETIMVNCNPETVSTDYDISDRLYFESVTLEDVLEIVYKENPFGVIVQYGGQTPLKLSKALADAGVPIIGTLPDDIDAAEDRERFQRILKDLNLKQPPNRTARTPEEAIKLAQEIGYPLVVRPSYVLGGRAMEIVHEQEDLERYMREAVKVSHDSPVLLDRFLNDAIEIDIDAISDGKSVVIGGIMEHIEQAGVHSGDSACSLPPYSIDEKKQNELISQTKKMASKLNVLGLMNVQFALQGDDIYVLEVNPRASRTVPFVSKAIGKPLAKIAARCMAGESLASQKLTTEVKPKFFSVKEAVFPFIKFPGVDVILGPEMKSTGEVMGVGSSFAEAFIKSQMGASMNLPTKGTAFISVRKEDHKKIVEVAHALKKLGFSLAATKGTAKVLTENNLEVQYVNKVAEGRPHIVDMIKNDEIDFIVNITEDKQAIKDSYEIRRNALQNKVTYYTTFAGAKAACVGMNYSDEITVSSLQNLHKNLS
- the carA gene encoding glutamine-hydrolyzing carbamoyl-phosphate synthase small subunit is translated as MASKLPAILVLADGTKFRGFSIGASGHTVGEVVFNTSMTGYQEIISDPSYAEQIISFTYPHIGNVGINEEDFESERIYSKGIIIHDLPFQHSNFRSNCSLSEFLIKKNIVGIAGIDTRSLTRHLREHGAQSGCIFADKDIDETQALKFAQEFSGLLGLDLAQKVTTKTSYNFNEGEWSLGKGFEKKINKDINVVAYDFGIKKNILRMLVSRGCNVTVIPAKTTSDDVIALKPDGVFLSNGPGDPEPCEYAINNIKALLKRKIPIFGICLGHQLLALASGAETEKMKFGHHGANHPVRDIESGKVYITSQNHGFSVDPKSLSKSLKITHLSLFDESIQGIERSDVPAFGFQGHPEASPGPTEMSYLFDKFIAMIKKMQGQKNE